The stretch of DNA TCACTGACTGAGTTTGAAAAACACTGGTCAGGCGTGGTGTTGCTCGCCGAAGCTACCGACCAATCGGGCGAAGCGGATTATGTAGAAAACCGCAAACGCGAACGGCTGAATAACCTGCGTGGTCCCGCTGTGCTTACGGGCGCGTTGCTCGTGCTTTTGTTTGTCATGCTCAGCGTAGCGAAGCAGCTTACCGCTACCGACTGGTTGCTGTTGCTGACCAAAGCCACCGGCCTGTTTGTCAGTATCTTACTAATTACCAAGCTACTCGGCGGCAAAAACGCCCTGACCGAGCGGCTTTGCCAGCTAAACGCCAAAACCAACTGCGACGATGTGTTGAACTCGCCCGGAGCCAAACTCTGGGGCTGGCTCAGTTGGGCCGACGTGGGGTTGGTTTACTTCGCCGGGGGCCTGTTAGCGGTGCTGCTGACTGGCTACCTGCCCGCACTTCGCCCGTTATTGCTGGGGTTATCTTTGCTGGCCTTGCCCTACACCATCTATTCAATTTACTATCAGGCCCGTGTGGTACGGCAGTGGTGTACGCTTTGTTTGCTGGTGCAGGTGGTGCTGTTCATAGAAGGCGGGTTGGCAATAGGCCAACAACCCGCGCCACCCGGTAACTGGCAGGCTTATGCGTTGTTGTTCATTGCCTTTGCGCTGCCTGCGCTGGGCTGGCTCGTGCTAAAACCACTACTCGACAATGCCCGTCAAACGCAGCGCGAACACAATGAACTGCTACGCCTGAAGCGTGACCCCGCACTGTTCCAGGCCCTGCTGATGCAACAGCCCCAAATGCCGCCTTTGCCTCCTGATCTGCATCCCATTGTGCTGGGCAACCCCAACGCCGAACACACCATTACAATGGTAACAAACCCGTTTTGTGGGCCGTGTGCGAAAGCGCACGAGGAGTTGGAGTGGTTGCTGGCTGCGAATGCTTCGGTTAAGCTGAATATCCTGTTTGCCTGTGGGCAGGATGACAGCCCGGCACGAAGGGTATCGAAAAGCCTGCTGGCGTTAAGCCAAAACACATCGTCTGGTACTCATGTGACAGACTGGTATCAGAATGGGCGGAAAGACGCCGGTGCGTGGCTGAAGGCAAACTCGCATCAGACCGCTAACGCCTGGCTTAGTGAACAGGCCGATCACCATTATATCTGGTGTGAACATGCCAACATTGATCAAACCCCTACCCTGTATGTGGATGGCTACCAATTGCCCGATGCATACTATATCAAAGACCTGCGGTGGCTGATTAATTGCCTGCCTGCTACTGCCCCAACGACGGATTTGGCCGAATCGCAATAAATCAATGTTTCACTCAAAACAATTTTTCAAGAATGAAAAAGGTAATTGGAAGTTTTGCAGGACAAGTTCTCTCCAAGCAGCAAATGAAGAGCGTTAAGGGAGGAGAACTCTGTCGCGTTTGTTCAGGTGGTGGTCCCAGTGAGGATAGCGGTTCGTGCGGCAGTTACTCACTTTCAGCGCAACAAGCGGCTAGTATAACCTGTGAGATGCTAGATCAATGTGATGGTTATTACTATACATATGATTGTGTGTAGTCAGTAAATGATGCTTTCCAGCACAATGTGAGCATCTACATCCTTCTGTAAACTTACGAGTTCTACTTTGCACAATTTTCGTGCAAGTTGAAATCGTAAGTTTGCTTGAACTTAAAACTGACAAATATATGAAAGCTTTGAGCGTAGTTACTAAGAACGGTCAGCAACTCCGTATCATAAAGATGAAAATTGACTCAAAGTTTTTAACGTATTTTTTTATATGGTTTAATTGCATAATCAGTGCAGCAAAAGGTGGAGAAAATACACTGATTGATAGTACAACAAGTGTACATTTTTACAAAGGCTCATGGAGAAATTTATTGGTGGATGCGAAGCGGCTTAATAAACCTATTTTTATTGATATCTACACGACTTGGTGCGGTCCCTGTAAATTAATGGATAAACAAGTATTCAACAACCGCAGTGTTAGTACTGTTCTCAATAGAGATTTTATATCATTTAAACTTGATGCTGAAAAGGGGGAAGGTATTGAATTTGTAAAGCAGTTTAAAGTTGATGCTTTTCCAACTTCCCTTTATTTTTCTTCGAATGGCAAGATAATTCACAGGGTAGAGGGATACACAAATACAGAAAACTTTCTTAAAGAAACAAAGAAGGCGTATATGCTTTATAAAGATTCATTAGGATCGTCCAATTTGGAAAAAGAGTTTGATGCAGGTAGGCGGGATACTTATTTTCTAATCAAATTCCTATCA from Spirosoma montaniterrae encodes:
- a CDS encoding vitamin K epoxide reductase family protein translates to MPLLYTVPIDNPTATLYALLRSLRVRVTQQTVQNALQSHPDYPSMLALSECLTDWQVDNAALQLNTTEQLRELPLPFVAHQRKQGGEYALVTALTGNQISYTDSEHGRVSQSLTEFEKHWSGVVLLAEATDQSGEADYVENRKRERLNNLRGPAVLTGALLVLLFVMLSVAKQLTATDWLLLLTKATGLFVSILLITKLLGGKNALTERLCQLNAKTNCDDVLNSPGAKLWGWLSWADVGLVYFAGGLLAVLLTGYLPALRPLLLGLSLLALPYTIYSIYYQARVVRQWCTLCLLVQVVLFIEGGLAIGQQPAPPGNWQAYALLFIAFALPALGWLVLKPLLDNARQTQREHNELLRLKRDPALFQALLMQQPQMPPLPPDLHPIVLGNPNAEHTITMVTNPFCGPCAKAHEELEWLLAANASVKLNILFACGQDDSPARRVSKSLLALSQNTSSGTHVTDWYQNGRKDAGAWLKANSHQTANAWLSEQADHHYIWCEHANIDQTPTLYVDGYQLPDAYYIKDLRWLINCLPATAPTTDLAESQ